A region from the Peromyscus leucopus breed LL Stock chromosome 9, UCI_PerLeu_2.1, whole genome shotgun sequence genome encodes:
- the LOC114700329 gene encoding serine/threonine-protein phosphatase 6 regulatory ankyrin repeat subunit A-like: MAHTPQNAGLIFLSNVNVLDRAGRTALHHAAFSGHGEMVKLLLSRGANINAFDKKDRRAIHWAAYMGHIEVVKLLVSHGAEVTCKDKSYTPLHATTSSGMISVVKYLLDLGVDMNEPNAYGNTPLHVACYNGQDVVVNELIDCGANVNQKNEKGFTPLHFAAASTHGALCLELLVSNGADVNMKSKDGKTPLHMTALHGRFSRSQTIIQSGVVIDCEDKNGNTPLHIAARYGHELLINTLITSGADTAATARISNM; encoded by the exons ATGGCTCAT acaccgcaaaacgcgggtttgattTTTCTGAGTAATGTGAACGTATTGGATCGAGCAGGAAGAACTGCATTACATCATGCAGCTTTCAGTGGGCATGGCGAGATGGTCAAACTACTCCTGTCCAGAGGTGCCAATATTAATGCTTTTGACAAGAAAGATAGACGTGCCATCCATTGGGCAGCATATATGGGTCACATCGAAGTAGTGAAATTACTTGTGTCTCATGGAGCTGAAGTGACGTGCAAAGATAAGTCTTACACACCTCTTCATGCAACAACCTCTAGTGGAATGATCAGTGTAGTCAAATACCTTCTAGATCTTGGAGTTGATATGAATGAACCCAATGCCTATGGAAACACACCTCTTCATGTGGCCTGTTATAATGGCCAGGACGTTGTTGTGAACGAACTCATAGACTGTGGTGCTAATGTGAATCAGAAGAATGAGAAAGGATTCACTCCTTTGCACTTTGCTGCTGCATCCACACATGGAGCACTGTGTTTAGAACTCCTGGTTAGCAATGGGGCTGACGTCAATATGAAGAGTAAAGATGGGAAAACCCCACTACACATGACTGCTCTCCACGGTAGATTCTCCAGATCACAAACCATTATCCAGAGTGGAGTTGTAATTGACTGTgaagataaaaatggaaacacCCCTTTGCATATAGCAGCCCGGTATGGCCATGAGCTGCTAATCAACACTCTTATTACAAGTGGTgcagacactgcagccaccgccaggataagcaacatgtaa